From a region of the Paraburkholderia hospita genome:
- a CDS encoding glycosyltransferase family 4 protein → MKVVHVITDLAVGGAETSLVRLVRAGRRDGVHHSVISLSSQAPLATVLADEGIEVRILGMDRNRSRLKSVFQLVRWLDELQPDVVQTWMYHADLLAGMSVYAAQLLRHLRGKPRARPVLSWGIHHTDLRLTGSSRSTRWIAKACAFLSAKIPDVIVCCAEAAKSSHSEGGYCGRKMIVIPNGIDLAKFRIDEKAGSALRRRLGVPESTILVGTVGRYHPVKDYPTFSEALRTLLKVMPDCHFIMAGRGLDPSNEELVSLLRGSGVLNNCHLLGPESEPQTLLAGLDVFCLSSKSEALPTVIAEAMACQVPCVATNVGDTAYLVGETGRLVPPERPQELGQALAAVLSIPSAERGQLGRAARHRVEQLFSIERSWRSYQQVYCNVLKARQHATS, encoded by the coding sequence ATGAAGGTCGTCCACGTTATCACTGATCTGGCTGTTGGCGGCGCCGAAACCTCGCTTGTCCGTCTCGTTCGCGCCGGCCGCCGCGATGGGGTGCATCATTCTGTCATCTCGCTGTCGTCCCAGGCCCCCCTTGCCACCGTCCTGGCAGACGAGGGCATCGAGGTGCGCATACTTGGAATGGACCGTAATCGATCACGTCTAAAAAGCGTGTTCCAGTTGGTGCGCTGGCTGGATGAACTCCAACCCGACGTCGTGCAGACGTGGATGTACCACGCCGACCTGCTGGCGGGAATGAGTGTCTATGCGGCTCAGCTTCTGCGCCACCTGCGCGGAAAGCCTCGGGCAAGACCAGTGCTTTCATGGGGTATCCATCACACGGACTTGCGACTGACGGGGAGTAGCCGCAGTACTCGCTGGATAGCAAAAGCATGCGCGTTCCTGTCCGCGAAGATACCCGACGTGATTGTATGCTGTGCTGAGGCGGCGAAATCCTCGCATTCCGAGGGCGGTTATTGCGGCAGAAAGATGATCGTTATTCCAAACGGAATCGATCTCGCAAAGTTCCGGATTGACGAAAAGGCAGGCTCTGCGTTGCGTCGCCGGCTCGGGGTACCCGAGTCGACGATACTCGTTGGTACTGTCGGCCGCTATCATCCCGTTAAAGACTATCCGACATTTAGCGAAGCGCTTCGCACCCTGCTGAAGGTCATGCCTGACTGTCACTTCATTATGGCCGGTCGCGGACTGGATCCCAGCAACGAGGAGCTGGTTTCGCTTCTGAGGGGTTCCGGCGTACTCAACAATTGTCATCTACTCGGGCCAGAAAGCGAACCACAAACGCTGCTTGCGGGGCTGGACGTCTTCTGTTTGTCGTCGAAAAGCGAAGCTTTGCCAACAGTGATCGCTGAGGCGATGGCGTGTCAGGTTCCCTGCGTCGCGACTAATGTTGGAGATACGGCATATCTTGTCGGCGAAACGGGACGACTCGTGCCGCCTGAGCGCCCGCAGGAGTTGGGGCAGGCTCTTGCAGCAGTGCTCTCGATTCCTTCGGCCGAGCGAGGCCAGTTGGGCAGGGCCGCCAGGCATCGCGTAGAACAGTTGTTCTCGATCGAGCGAAGCTGGAGAAGCTATCAACAGGTGTATTGCAATGTATTAAAGGCCCGACAGCACGCAACGAGTTAG
- a CDS encoding glycosyltransferase family 4 protein, whose amino-acid sequence MSKIVLFANTDWYLYNFRLSLARALRDAGHEVVLLSPPGEYGAKLISLGFQWIPVPMNRRSLNPVRELALVMWLARLLRKQKPDLVHGFTIKCAVYGSLSARLAGVRARVNAIAGMGYVFSSRDMKACVLRPIVRGIMRLALRGRSSAVILQNPDDHSMFRDANIVDERAIRLIKGSGVNVERFKPGERQSNPQNQTPLRVVLAGRLLWDKGIAEYVEASRQLRRAGRKIRFILAGAPDPGNPASIDEATLQSWINEGLVEWRGHVSDMPGLYADCDVAVLPSYREGLPKSMIEAAACELPLVITDAPGCREVVAVNGQDGLVVPVRDSVALANAIRLLDDDRAAARRLGIAARQKVLAEFDERIVISRTLDVYRELLEPEWLPSVAKEGTAP is encoded by the coding sequence ATGAGCAAGATCGTATTGTTTGCCAACACCGACTGGTATCTCTACAACTTCCGCCTTTCACTTGCCCGCGCGTTGCGGGACGCGGGTCACGAAGTCGTTCTTCTTTCTCCTCCGGGAGAATATGGCGCGAAGTTGATCTCGCTCGGATTCCAGTGGATTCCGGTGCCGATGAATCGACGGAGCCTTAACCCAGTCCGTGAACTCGCACTTGTCATGTGGCTTGCGCGCTTGCTGCGCAAGCAGAAGCCTGACCTCGTACACGGATTCACGATCAAGTGTGCAGTCTACGGCTCACTGTCCGCGCGTCTTGCAGGGGTGAGGGCACGCGTGAACGCCATTGCGGGAATGGGTTATGTGTTCTCGAGCCGGGACATGAAAGCATGCGTGCTAAGACCAATAGTTCGCGGCATAATGCGTCTCGCCTTGCGGGGTCGTTCGAGTGCGGTGATACTTCAGAATCCCGACGATCACTCAATGTTCCGTGACGCCAACATCGTCGACGAACGCGCTATTCGGCTTATCAAAGGGTCTGGTGTCAATGTCGAACGGTTTAAACCTGGAGAGCGGCAGAGCAATCCACAAAACCAGACGCCATTGCGTGTCGTACTCGCCGGCCGGCTGTTGTGGGACAAAGGGATCGCTGAGTATGTCGAAGCAAGCCGGCAATTGAGAAGAGCGGGCCGCAAAATCCGCTTTATTCTGGCTGGTGCGCCGGACCCCGGAAATCCCGCTTCCATAGACGAGGCAACCCTGCAGAGTTGGATCAACGAGGGGCTTGTGGAGTGGCGGGGCCACGTGAGTGACATGCCAGGACTCTATGCGGACTGCGACGTTGCCGTTTTACCGAGTTATCGGGAGGGCCTGCCCAAGTCGATGATCGAGGCGGCTGCATGCGAACTACCGCTCGTTATTACAGATGCGCCAGGGTGTCGCGAGGTGGTCGCTGTAAATGGGCAAGACGGGCTCGTGGTGCCCGTGCGTGACAGTGTGGCACTTGCGAATGCGATCCGCCTTCTCGACGACGACCGTGCGGCTGCACGTAGGCTTGGCATAGCGGCCCGACAGAAAGTACTTGCGGAGTTCGATGAGCGCATCGTCATCTCTAGAACGCTCGATGTCTACAGGGAACTGCTTGAACCGGAGTGGCTACCTTCCGTTGCCAAGGAGGGGACGGCACCATGA
- a CDS encoding glycosyltransferase family 4 protein gives MKIMMLVSSMGSGGAERVASTLMNAWAKRGDSVELVATFSGRGTCFYKLADEVRLVYLADHVGKRRSRLGGYLARYRALRRLISQSRPDVVISFLTNVNVAAILANVGLHVPAVVCEHNNPAVDGRSMLWRFAPRLTYPFADAVTVLTESAVAPFKRMVPGVQKPFVVPNPLPDEIFAMTKPAVLPTLTQGAENTGPDVGRKRLVAVGRLHAQKQFNVLIEAFAALADSFTDWDLWIWGEGPERARLEALVSRLNLSGRIFLPGKTASPWSEMTASDVFAMSSKYEGLPMALMEAMALGIASIAFDCPSGPREIMRDGRDGMLIPPDDVQSFTEGLSRLFGDGDLRMHLGQSAARSIKERYSIECVLDQWSELFLSIGVAQSSAHGGDRAFARECT, from the coding sequence ATGAAGATAATGATGCTTGTCAGTTCGATGGGGAGTGGAGGAGCGGAACGGGTTGCGTCGACGCTCATGAATGCGTGGGCAAAGCGTGGAGATTCGGTCGAACTGGTTGCGACTTTTAGCGGGCGAGGGACCTGTTTCTATAAACTCGCCGATGAGGTCAGGCTGGTGTACCTTGCCGATCATGTTGGCAAGCGCCGAAGCAGACTGGGAGGATATCTCGCGCGGTATAGAGCGTTGCGCCGTCTGATTAGTCAGAGTCGGCCCGACGTAGTGATATCGTTTCTGACCAATGTGAATGTCGCCGCCATATTAGCGAACGTCGGCCTGCATGTACCCGCGGTGGTCTGCGAACATAACAATCCCGCAGTGGATGGCCGGTCGATGTTATGGCGTTTTGCTCCCCGGTTGACCTATCCCTTTGCTGACGCCGTTACTGTGTTGACAGAAAGTGCAGTGGCGCCATTCAAACGTATGGTACCCGGCGTGCAAAAGCCTTTTGTCGTTCCCAATCCACTTCCCGACGAAATTTTTGCAATGACGAAACCAGCTGTCTTGCCGACCTTGACACAAGGCGCGGAAAACACTGGACCGGATGTCGGACGCAAGCGGCTCGTCGCGGTCGGAAGATTGCACGCACAGAAGCAGTTCAACGTGCTCATCGAGGCTTTTGCTGCGCTCGCCGACTCTTTCACGGATTGGGACTTATGGATCTGGGGCGAGGGTCCGGAACGCGCGCGCCTCGAAGCGCTGGTATCGAGGCTGAATCTGAGCGGCCGGATTTTCCTGCCTGGCAAGACTGCATCGCCATGGTCGGAAATGACTGCCTCCGACGTGTTCGCCATGTCGTCGAAGTACGAAGGGCTGCCAATGGCGCTTATGGAGGCGATGGCACTCGGCATTGCCTCCATTGCGTTCGACTGTCCGTCGGGACCTCGCGAGATCATGCGTGACGGCCGCGATGGCATGCTGATTCCCCCGGACGATGTTCAATCATTCACAGAGGGGCTCAGCCGGCTGTTTGGGGATGGTGATCTGCGAATGCACCTTGGTCAAAGCGCGGCGAGGTCGATCAAAGAACGATACTCGATCGAGTGCGTATTGGACCAATGGAGCGAACTGTTTCTGTCGATTGGCGTTGCACAGTCTTCTGCGCACGGCGGCGATCGTGCTTTCGCGCGCGAGTGCACCTGA
- the murJ gene encoding murein biosynthesis integral membrane protein MurJ produces MNSQFAEWRSRLPKIHPDHMRIARGAARISIFVLLGRCAGAFKEVAVAYRFGTSGIVDAYQLTLALVSWMPAAAMTIFGIVLIPVFVELRQQPLQAQAVFLGELEAWVIAVGVGFSVLLFLCWPFAIHVLAGNLSPETIDLCRDMFTYMAPIGILMLASGTYGARMQSRERHINTLLEGLPAVFVLCFVLLSHKQVGTIALIWGSMGGYLAQTLIGRWLLSRLDPIPIKLRLKTTAPEWRRVLVSARVLAVGQLIMCCTPLFDQFMAVQFGDGAVAKLGYANRVLSLFLSMGALAIGQATLPVFSDIVHSGDPCHARRTAVRWTILMFLCGTCVALGAAVFAPDLIGLAFQRGAFTAEDTAAVAQLFRWGQIQVPFYFSSLVLLTLSAGAGRYRQMSTIALAGVAAKVSGTMIFSHWFGIAGILLGTALMHATTLIIYARYAYTWSLSAQRKS; encoded by the coding sequence ATGAACTCACAGTTCGCGGAGTGGCGAAGTCGTCTTCCGAAGATCCATCCCGACCACATGCGCATTGCGCGCGGCGCGGCAAGGATTTCGATCTTCGTGCTGTTAGGAAGGTGCGCTGGCGCATTCAAAGAGGTCGCAGTCGCGTACCGATTTGGCACAAGTGGGATTGTCGACGCGTATCAGTTGACGCTGGCACTCGTCAGCTGGATGCCGGCGGCCGCCATGACTATCTTCGGCATCGTATTGATCCCCGTATTCGTTGAACTTCGCCAACAGCCCCTGCAGGCACAGGCGGTTTTTCTTGGCGAGCTCGAGGCATGGGTTATCGCGGTCGGCGTTGGGTTTTCGGTTCTGCTCTTTCTGTGTTGGCCATTTGCAATCCACGTGCTTGCCGGAAATCTTTCGCCAGAGACGATCGATCTATGTCGCGATATGTTCACCTACATGGCTCCGATTGGCATTTTGATGCTGGCGTCGGGTACATATGGCGCGAGAATGCAATCGAGGGAACGACACATCAATACACTTCTCGAGGGACTTCCCGCCGTTTTTGTGCTCTGCTTTGTGCTGTTATCGCATAAACAGGTGGGAACAATTGCCCTGATCTGGGGGAGTATGGGCGGTTACCTGGCGCAGACGCTTATTGGGCGATGGTTGTTAAGTCGGCTGGATCCAATTCCGATCAAACTCCGGCTAAAGACCACGGCGCCTGAATGGCGCCGCGTCCTTGTGTCCGCACGAGTTCTGGCTGTGGGTCAACTGATCATGTGCTGCACTCCGCTGTTCGATCAGTTTATGGCTGTTCAGTTTGGTGATGGTGCCGTCGCCAAGCTTGGTTATGCCAACAGGGTGCTCTCACTCTTTCTGAGTATGGGGGCACTCGCCATCGGCCAGGCGACGCTGCCCGTTTTTTCAGACATCGTTCACTCGGGAGACCCTTGCCACGCGCGTAGAACGGCGGTCAGATGGACAATCCTCATGTTTCTATGTGGCACGTGTGTGGCGCTTGGCGCAGCTGTATTTGCACCCGATCTGATCGGTCTGGCATTCCAGCGAGGAGCTTTTACGGCTGAGGATACGGCAGCCGTAGCACAACTTTTTCGTTGGGGCCAGATACAGGTTCCCTTTTACTTTTCCAGTCTGGTTCTACTGACACTTTCCGCAGGGGCCGGTCGCTATAGACAAATGTCGACCATAGCGCTGGCAGGGGTTGCGGCCAAAGTATCTGGAACCATGATTTTCAGCCACTGGTTTGGCATCGCAGGCATTCTGCTCGGAACCGCACTAATGCATGCGACGACGTTAATTATTTATGCTCGGTACGCGTATACGTGGTCGTTGTCGGCGCAGAGAAAATCATGA
- a CDS encoding SDR family oxidoreductase: MRTSYDRIRSEMVAHPKTWLITGVAGFIGSNLLETLLGLGQRVVGLDNFSTGHRENLDEVRSNVGAAVWQRFTFIEGDIRHLDDCRRAVQMADHVLHQAALGSVPRSLQDPLSTNEVNIGGFLNMLVAARDANVSSFTYAASSSTYGDHPDLPKTEDVIGRPLSPYAVTKYVNELYASVFARSYGLSAIGLRYFNVFGRRQDPSGAYAAVIPRWTAALINGEDVVINGDGESSRDFCYVDNAVQANLLAAFADAASRDRVYNVAVGERTTLNQLYADLRASLTHLGIALAETGPVHGPMRAGDIRHSLASVKKAEELLGYSQPITLSQGLAIAMPWYVQLFAKGGASGGSNEVALETPAGGR, encoded by the coding sequence ATGAGAACCAGCTACGACCGCATACGAAGTGAAATGGTGGCGCATCCTAAGACATGGTTGATAACGGGAGTGGCTGGATTTATTGGTTCGAATCTTCTGGAAACCCTGCTCGGACTCGGACAACGGGTAGTCGGGCTGGACAACTTTTCGACTGGTCACCGGGAGAATCTGGACGAGGTGCGCTCAAACGTCGGGGCGGCTGTCTGGCAACGCTTTACCTTTATCGAAGGAGACATTCGACATCTCGACGACTGCCGGCGCGCCGTGCAGATGGCCGATCATGTTCTACATCAGGCAGCTCTGGGATCGGTGCCGCGCTCGTTGCAGGATCCTCTCTCCACGAATGAGGTGAACATTGGCGGCTTCCTCAATATGCTGGTCGCCGCGCGTGATGCGAATGTTTCGAGCTTCACCTATGCGGCTTCGAGTTCGACCTACGGCGATCATCCAGATTTACCAAAGACCGAAGATGTTATCGGACGTCCGCTGTCGCCATACGCGGTCACCAAATACGTAAACGAACTCTACGCTTCAGTGTTTGCGCGTAGTTATGGACTTAGTGCGATCGGCCTGCGCTACTTCAATGTGTTCGGTCGTCGACAGGACCCAAGCGGGGCGTATGCAGCCGTTATACCGCGCTGGACAGCAGCACTCATCAACGGTGAGGATGTTGTGATCAATGGAGACGGCGAATCTAGCCGCGATTTCTGTTATGTCGACAATGCGGTCCAGGCGAATCTGCTCGCTGCGTTCGCCGATGCCGCCAGCCGAGATCGGGTATACAACGTCGCAGTCGGAGAGCGCACTACGCTGAATCAGCTGTATGCAGATCTCCGGGCGTCGCTCACTCATCTTGGCATCGCGTTGGCCGAGACCGGTCCGGTGCATGGGCCGATGCGTGCCGGCGATATCCGTCATTCCCTCGCAAGCGTGAAGAAGGCAGAGGAGCTTCTTGGATATAGCCAACCCATAACGCTATCGCAAGGGCTGGCGATCGCCATGCCCTGGTATGTGCAGCTATTTGCAAAAGGGGGGGCATCGGGTGGCTCGAACGAGGTGGCACTCGAGACACCAGCAGGCGGGAGGTGA
- the tviB gene encoding Vi polysaccharide biosynthesis UDP-N-acetylglucosamine C-6 dehydrogenase TviB: MNKLEELRLAVVGLGYVGLPLAVEFGKKRTVIGYDINRSRISALKEGRDKTLEVSSEELTEAKGLAYTCDSSDLGHCNAYIATVPTPIDKFKRPDFSPLVSATETIASVLKPGDVVIYESTVYPGATEDICVPILESISGLKYNTDFYLGYSPERINPGDKAHRVTDIKKVTSGSTPEVADLVDSLYQEIITAGTHKASSIRVAEAAKVIENTQRDLNIALVNELAIIFNRLGIDTESVLAAAGTKWNFLPFRPGLVGGHCIGVDPYYLTHMAQSIGYHPEIILAGRRLNDSMGEYVVAQLIRALTRHDIHIPGARTLVLGLSFKENCPDLRNSRVLDIVHGLQAYGVKVDIYDPWVSREEARHEYGLELLEEPRPGTYDAMLVAVAHRQFVEWGAETLRSFGKSRHVLYDLKYVLPQEASDLRL, encoded by the coding sequence ATGAACAAGCTTGAGGAACTTCGTCTTGCGGTCGTCGGACTGGGTTACGTCGGACTGCCACTGGCGGTTGAGTTTGGCAAGAAGCGCACAGTCATCGGTTACGATATCAACCGTTCGCGCATTTCCGCACTCAAGGAAGGGCGCGATAAGACACTGGAAGTGAGCAGCGAGGAACTGACCGAGGCGAAGGGCTTGGCCTACACCTGTGACTCAAGTGATCTTGGCCATTGCAACGCGTATATCGCGACGGTTCCGACGCCGATTGACAAGTTCAAGCGTCCCGACTTCTCCCCTTTGGTGAGCGCCACAGAGACGATCGCATCGGTATTGAAACCGGGCGATGTCGTCATCTATGAATCCACCGTGTATCCCGGCGCGACCGAGGACATCTGCGTACCTATCCTGGAGAGCATCTCCGGTCTCAAGTACAACACCGACTTCTATCTCGGCTATAGCCCGGAGCGCATCAATCCGGGGGATAAGGCACATCGCGTGACGGACATAAAGAAAGTCACATCAGGATCAACGCCGGAAGTCGCGGACCTTGTCGACTCACTGTATCAGGAAATCATTACGGCGGGCACACATAAGGCTAGCAGCATCCGTGTCGCGGAGGCGGCGAAGGTAATCGAAAATACTCAGCGCGACCTCAACATAGCACTGGTCAATGAACTTGCGATCATCTTCAATCGCTTGGGGATCGACACCGAGTCAGTTCTCGCGGCTGCCGGTACGAAATGGAATTTCTTGCCTTTCCGGCCGGGTTTGGTGGGCGGTCACTGCATCGGCGTGGACCCGTACTATCTGACGCACATGGCACAGTCAATTGGCTACCATCCGGAGATCATTCTCGCAGGTCGACGCCTGAACGATAGTATGGGCGAGTATGTGGTCGCACAGCTGATCAGGGCATTGACCCGACATGACATTCACATCCCTGGCGCACGCACACTCGTCCTTGGTCTTTCATTCAAAGAAAACTGTCCCGATCTTCGCAACTCGCGTGTCCTGGATATTGTGCATGGTCTGCAGGCCTATGGCGTCAAAGTGGACATTTATGACCCGTGGGTCTCAAGAGAGGAGGCACGGCACGAGTACGGGCTGGAGCTGCTTGAGGAACCTCGGCCGGGCACATACGATGCAATGCTCGTGGCTGTCGCGCATCGGCAATTCGTCGAATGGGGCGCTGAGACACTCAGATCGTTCGGTAAATCAAGGCACGTTCTCTACGACCTCAAATATGTGCTCCCTCAAGAGGCGAGCGATTTGCGCCTGTAA